The Streptomyces sp. RKAG293 genome includes a region encoding these proteins:
- a CDS encoding penicillin-binding protein 2 yields MSEPRRPQRGRLPGPGGPRKAGAPGAAGQGSQRSQDARRPGRPAPGAARRPAARRPRPPRPPAPLRLGRPKPRLRLVSVALTLVMLAFVVRLLQVQAVDAPAYAAKAAVNRWVSHTVAADRGTITDRSGTDLATTVDAYDITADPFLFTSAQTKTTDAPAQAAELLAPIVGGDARTIARKLATPNSRYQVIARQQSPQVWNQIKDLKRALNDKAAKTKGGVNVLAGVFSDPHTKRVYPGGDLAAGVIGFVNGEGAGGGGLEAMLNQELAGEAGRIRYAQSSGRQVPTAGVQEHPAVPGSDVQLTIDRDIQWAAQSAITAQVQKSRADRGYVIVQDTRTGEILAMANAPGYDPNDLTHASANALGNAAVQDAYEPGSVSKLMSMAAVLDQGVATPETHVTVPGTLPRADRIFHDDVDHGTWSLTLNGVLAKSSNIGTILATGQLGKTQAQANAVLYSYLKKFGIGDPTGLGFPGETRGILAKPQNWNASQQYTIPFGQGLSLNALQATSVYSTVANGGVRVEPTLIRGITGPDGRFVPSEAPKTSRVVSEKTAKTLATMLESVVGDEQGTGNKAQIAGYRVAGKTGTANRVDPVTGRYKGYTASFLGFAPADNPRVTVSCVIQNPTSGSYFGGQICGPVFKQVMEFALKSLQAAPSGTEAPHLPVEFDPSKR; encoded by the coding sequence ATGAGTGAGCCGAGGCGCCCGCAGCGCGGGCGGCTGCCGGGCCCCGGCGGGCCCCGGAAGGCCGGGGCGCCGGGCGCGGCCGGACAGGGCTCACAGCGGTCGCAGGACGCCAGGAGGCCGGGCCGTCCCGCCCCGGGCGCCGCCCGCCGGCCCGCCGCCCGCCGCCCGCGCCCGCCCCGCCCGCCGGCCCCGCTGCGGCTGGGCCGCCCCAAGCCCCGGCTGCGGCTCGTCAGCGTCGCGCTGACGCTGGTGATGCTCGCGTTCGTCGTCCGGCTGCTGCAGGTGCAGGCCGTCGACGCGCCCGCGTACGCGGCCAAGGCCGCCGTCAACCGCTGGGTCTCGCACACCGTCGCCGCCGACCGGGGGACCATCACCGACCGGTCGGGCACCGACCTGGCGACGACCGTCGACGCGTACGACATCACCGCGGACCCGTTCCTGTTCACCTCCGCCCAGACGAAGACCACGGACGCGCCCGCGCAGGCGGCCGAGCTCCTCGCGCCGATCGTCGGCGGCGACGCCAGGACCATCGCCAGGAAGCTCGCCACCCCGAACTCCCGCTACCAGGTCATCGCCAGACAGCAGTCCCCGCAGGTCTGGAACCAGATCAAGGACCTCAAGCGGGCGCTGAACGACAAGGCCGCCAAGACCAAGGGCGGCGTCAACGTACTGGCCGGGGTCTTCAGCGATCCGCACACCAAGCGGGTCTATCCCGGCGGCGACCTCGCGGCCGGAGTGATCGGCTTCGTCAACGGCGAGGGCGCCGGCGGCGGCGGTCTCGAGGCGATGCTCAACCAGGAGCTCGCGGGCGAGGCCGGCAGGATCCGCTACGCCCAGTCCAGCGGCCGCCAGGTGCCGACCGCCGGAGTCCAGGAGCACCCCGCCGTGCCCGGCTCCGACGTGCAGCTGACCATCGACCGCGACATCCAGTGGGCGGCGCAGAGCGCCATCACCGCACAGGTGCAGAAATCCCGGGCGGACCGCGGCTACGTCATCGTCCAGGACACCCGCACCGGCGAGATCCTCGCGATGGCCAACGCCCCCGGCTACGACCCGAACGACCTCACGCACGCCAGCGCCAACGCGCTCGGCAACGCGGCCGTCCAGGACGCCTACGAGCCCGGCAGCGTCAGCAAGCTGATGTCGATGGCCGCGGTCCTGGACCAGGGCGTCGCGACCCCGGAGACCCACGTCACGGTCCCCGGCACCCTGCCGCGCGCCGACCGGATCTTCCACGACGACGTGGACCACGGCACCTGGTCGCTGACCCTCAACGGGGTGCTCGCCAAGTCCAGCAACATCGGCACGATCCTGGCGACCGGCCAGCTCGGCAAGACCCAGGCGCAGGCGAACGCGGTGCTCTACTCGTATCTGAAGAAGTTCGGGATCGGCGATCCCACCGGGCTCGGCTTCCCCGGCGAGACCCGCGGGATCCTGGCCAAGCCGCAGAACTGGAACGCCTCCCAGCAGTACACGATCCCGTTCGGCCAGGGACTGTCGCTCAACGCCCTGCAGGCCACCTCGGTCTACTCGACGGTCGCCAACGGCGGCGTCCGCGTGGAGCCCACCCTGATCCGCGGCATCACCGGTCCCGACGGCCGCTTCGTACCGTCCGAGGCGCCCAAGACGTCCCGGGTGGTCAGCGAGAAGACCGCCAAGACGCTGGCGACCATGCTGGAGTCCGTGGTCGGCGACGAACAGGGCACCGGGAACAAGGCGCAGATCGCCGGATACCGGGTCGCGGGCAAGACCGGCACGGCCAACCGGGTGGACCCGGTCACCGGCCGGTACAAGGGGTACACGGCCTCGTTCCTGGGTTTCGCACCCGCCGACAACCCCCGGGTCACCGTCTCCTGCGTCATCCAGAACCCGACCAGCGGCAGCTACTTCGGCGGCCAGATCTGCGGCCCGGTCTTCAAGCAGGTCATGGAATTCGCCCTCAAATCCCTGCAGGCCGCGCCCTCCGGCACGGAGGCACCGCACCTGCCCGTCGAGTTCGACCCATCGAAGAGGTGA
- the rsmH gene encoding 16S rRNA (cytosine(1402)-N(4))-methyltransferase RsmH: MLRRCLDLLAPALAEPGAVVVDATLGLGGHSEALLTTFPSARLVAIDRDPAALKLSAERLAPFGDRATLVHAVYDELADVLARLGIPRVQGVLFDLGVSSMQLDEADRGFAYAQDAPLDMRMDQTTGIGAAEVLNTYPPGDLVRILRTYGEEKYARKIVDAVVKQRVKEPFTNSARLVDLIREVLPQAAKRTGGNPAKRTFQALRIEVNAELAAVEGAIPAAIGALAVGGRIAVLSYQSLEDRIVKQAFAAGAANTAPPGLPVVPEQYQPRLKLLTRGAELPTEEEIAENKRAAPARLRGAERIREEAL, translated from the coding sequence ATGCTGCGCCGCTGCCTGGACCTGCTGGCTCCCGCGCTGGCCGAACCGGGCGCCGTGGTCGTGGACGCGACGCTGGGACTCGGCGGCCACAGCGAGGCGCTGCTGACCACGTTCCCGTCGGCCCGGCTGGTCGCCATCGACCGCGACCCCGCCGCGCTCAAGCTCTCCGCCGAGCGCCTGGCGCCGTTCGGCGACCGGGCCACGCTGGTGCACGCGGTCTACGACGAGCTGGCGGACGTCCTGGCCCGGCTCGGCATCCCCAGGGTCCAGGGCGTGCTGTTCGACCTCGGCGTCTCGTCCATGCAGCTGGACGAGGCGGACCGCGGCTTCGCCTACGCGCAGGACGCCCCGCTCGACATGCGGATGGACCAGACGACCGGCATCGGTGCCGCCGAGGTGCTCAACACCTATCCGCCGGGCGACCTGGTGCGGATCCTGCGCACCTACGGCGAGGAGAAGTACGCCCGCAAGATCGTCGACGCGGTCGTCAAGCAGCGGGTGAAGGAACCGTTCACCAACAGCGCGCGGCTGGTCGACCTCATCCGCGAGGTGCTCCCGCAGGCGGCCAAGCGCACCGGCGGCAACCCCGCCAAGCGCACCTTCCAGGCGCTGCGCATCGAGGTCAACGCCGAGCTCGCGGCGGTCGAGGGCGCGATCCCCGCGGCGATCGGCGCCCTCGCGGTCGGCGGCCGGATCGCCGTGCTGTCGTACCAGTCGCTGGAGGACCGCATCGTCAAGCAGGCGTTCGCGGCGGGCGCGGCCAACACCGCGCCGCCCGGCCTGCCCGTGGTGCCCGAGCAGTACCAGCCCCGGCTGAAGCTGCTCACCCGCGGCGCGGAACTGCCGACCGAGGAGGAGATCGCGGAGAACAAGCGCGCCGCCCCGGCCCGGCTGCGCGGCGCGGAACGGATCCGCGAGGAGGCCCTGTGA
- the mraZ gene encoding division/cell wall cluster transcriptional repressor MraZ: MFLGTYAPRLDDKSRLVLPAKFREQLAQGLVITKGQERCLYVWPLRGFQAVTEELRRAPLTSKPARDYMRVLFAGATDEVPDKQGRITVPQPLREYAGLDRDCAVIGANTRVEVWSAQAWDRYLAAQEDTFSALSEEVPTGLL; the protein is encoded by the coding sequence GTGTTCCTCGGAACGTACGCGCCGCGACTCGACGACAAGAGCCGCCTCGTCCTGCCCGCGAAGTTCCGGGAGCAGCTCGCCCAGGGCCTGGTGATCACCAAGGGCCAGGAGCGCTGCCTGTACGTATGGCCGCTGCGCGGATTCCAGGCCGTCACCGAGGAACTGCGCCGGGCGCCCCTGACGTCCAAGCCCGCGAGGGACTACATGCGGGTGCTGTTCGCCGGAGCCACCGACGAGGTGCCCGACAAGCAGGGCCGGATCACCGTCCCGCAGCCGCTGCGGGAGTACGCCGGGCTGGACCGCGACTGTGCGGTCATCGGCGCCAACACCCGGGTCGAGGTGTGGTCCGCCCAGGCCTGGGACCGCTACCTGGCGGCGCAGGAAGACACCTTTTCGGCCCTGTCCGAGGAGGTTCCGACCGGATTACTGTGA
- a CDS encoding carbonic anhydrase produces MSISAAQPSGPGSEPIAEPASVIDRLVGANERYAVAFHDPGMDARPVLGVAVVACMDARLDLHAALGLDLGDCHTIRNAGGVVTDDTIRSLTISQRALGTRSVVLIHHTGCGLQSITEDFRTELEHEVGQRPTWSVEAFTDIDQDVRQSMARVRTSPFLAYTDDVRGFVFDVHTGLMREITAK; encoded by the coding sequence ATGTCGATATCCGCAGCGCAGCCATCCGGACCCGGCTCCGAGCCCATCGCCGAGCCCGCCTCCGTCATCGACCGGCTCGTGGGTGCCAACGAGCGCTACGCCGTCGCCTTCCACGACCCCGGCATGGACGCCCGGCCGGTCCTGGGCGTCGCCGTCGTCGCGTGCATGGACGCCCGCCTCGACCTGCACGCCGCACTCGGCCTCGACCTCGGCGACTGCCACACCATCCGCAACGCGGGCGGTGTGGTCACCGATGACACCATCCGCTCGCTGACCATCAGCCAGCGGGCTCTCGGCACCCGCTCGGTGGTCCTGATCCACCACACCGGCTGCGGCCTGCAGAGCATCACCGAGGACTTCAGGACCGAACTGGAGCACGAGGTCGGCCAGCGTCCGACCTGGTCGGTCGAGGCGTTCACCGACATCGACCAGGACGTACGCCAGTCGATGGCGCGGGTGCGAACGTCCCCGTTCCTGGCGTACACGGACGATGTACGCGGTTTTGTGTTCGACGTCCACACCGGTCTGATGCGGGAAATCACGGCCAAGTAA
- a CDS encoding MoxR family ATPase → MTTYDARASLSDLTTTAERVRRSVENVIEGKPEVVRLSLTVMLAEGHLLIEDVPGVGKTMLAKALARSIDCSVRRIQFTPDLLPSDITGVSVFDQQRRDFEFKPGAIFAQIVVGDEINRASPKTQSALLESMEERQVTVDGTTYELPNPFMVIATQNPVEMEGTYPLPEAQRDRFMARVSIGYPSPEAELQMLDVHGGTPPLDDLQPVAHAQEIVKLIEAVRTVHVSDPVRRYAVALVGATRHHPDLRLGASPRATLHLVRAARASAALDGRDFVLPDDVQTLAPAVLAHRLLPTAQAQLNRRTPEQVVAEILQRTPVPDPSASPATAASAQQWRQAQSAQPPGVRGL, encoded by the coding sequence GTGACGACCTATGACGCGCGAGCCAGCCTCAGCGATCTGACCACGACGGCGGAGCGGGTGCGCCGGTCGGTGGAGAACGTGATCGAGGGCAAGCCCGAGGTCGTACGGCTTTCGCTGACCGTGATGCTGGCCGAGGGGCACCTCCTGATCGAGGATGTGCCGGGGGTCGGGAAGACGATGCTGGCCAAGGCGCTCGCGCGGTCCATCGACTGCTCGGTGCGGCGGATCCAGTTCACGCCCGACCTGCTGCCCTCCGACATCACCGGAGTGAGCGTCTTCGACCAGCAGCGGCGGGACTTCGAGTTCAAGCCGGGGGCGATCTTCGCGCAGATCGTGGTGGGGGACGAGATCAACCGGGCCTCGCCGAAGACCCAGTCGGCGCTGCTGGAGTCGATGGAGGAGCGGCAGGTCACCGTCGACGGCACCACGTACGAGCTGCCCAACCCGTTCATGGTCATCGCCACCCAGAACCCGGTGGAGATGGAGGGCACCTATCCGCTGCCCGAGGCGCAGCGCGACCGCTTCATGGCCCGGGTGTCGATCGGCTACCCGAGCCCGGAGGCCGAACTGCAGATGCTCGACGTGCACGGCGGTACGCCGCCGCTGGACGATCTGCAGCCGGTGGCGCACGCCCAGGAGATCGTGAAGCTGATCGAAGCGGTGCGGACGGTGCATGTGTCGGACCCCGTGCGGCGCTACGCCGTCGCCCTGGTCGGTGCCACCCGCCACCACCCCGACCTGCGGCTCGGCGCCTCGCCGCGCGCGACCCTGCACCTGGTGCGGGCGGCCCGCGCCTCGGCGGCGCTGGACGGCCGGGACTTCGTCCTGCCGGACGACGTGCAGACGCTCGCCCCCGCGGTCCTGGCGCACCGGCTGCTGCCGACCGCGCAGGCCCAGCTGAACCGGCGGACGCCCGAGCAGGTCGTCGCGGAGATCCTGCAGCGCACACCCGTCCCGGACCCGTCCGCCTCCCCGGCCACGGCGGCGTCCGCACAGCAATGGCGTCAGGCGCAGAGCGCCCAGCCGCCCGGCGTCCGGGGCTTGTGA
- a CDS encoding DUF58 domain-containing protein encodes MASGAERPAARRPGLVMSADPQAAGGFRTALSGLTTRGRSFFAAGVAAAVCAYVLGQPDLLRVGLLLAVLPLVCVAVLYRTRYRVAGSRRLAPSRVPAMSEARVHLRVDNVSRIPTGLLMLQDRVPYVLGPRPRFVLDRVEPGGHREVSYRVRSDLRGRYPLGPLQLRLTDPFGMCELTRSFSAFDTLTVVPRVEPLPAVRLAGEASGYGDSRTRSLSLAGEDDAIPRGYRHGDDLRRVHWRSTAKYGELMVRREEQPHKARCTVLVDTRRLAFYGAGPDSAFEWAVSGAASVSTHMLERGYSVRLLTDTGSSVPGPEGGFGGDSSDTAGVLLDTLAVVEHSDGGGFSRAHDVLRAGSEGLLVAFLGDLDEEQATIVGRMRQRAGGAVAFVLDSSAWASRDAVDPYPDTPPPGAGPTASAADGEDGPGTAVDAGARRAVRMLREAGWTVLPVPPGEGLPSLWQLADRYRSREEAGASS; translated from the coding sequence ATGGCGTCAGGCGCAGAGCGCCCAGCCGCCCGGCGTCCGGGGCTTGTGATGTCCGCCGACCCGCAGGCCGCGGGAGGTTTCCGTACGGCGCTGTCGGGGCTGACCACGCGCGGACGGTCCTTCTTCGCGGCCGGGGTCGCGGCGGCCGTCTGCGCGTATGTGCTGGGGCAGCCGGACCTGCTGCGGGTCGGGCTGCTGCTGGCGGTGCTGCCGCTGGTCTGCGTCGCGGTCCTGTACCGCACCCGCTACCGGGTGGCGGGCAGCCGGCGGCTCGCGCCGTCGCGGGTGCCCGCGATGTCCGAGGCGCGGGTGCACCTGCGGGTCGACAACGTCTCCCGCATCCCCACCGGGCTGCTGATGCTGCAGGACCGGGTGCCGTACGTGCTCGGGCCGCGGCCGCGCTTCGTGCTGGACCGGGTGGAGCCGGGCGGTCACCGCGAGGTCTCCTACCGGGTCCGCTCCGACCTGCGCGGGCGCTATCCGCTGGGGCCGCTGCAGCTGCGGCTGACGGACCCCTTCGGCATGTGCGAGCTGACCCGGTCGTTCAGCGCGTTCGACACCCTGACCGTGGTGCCCCGGGTGGAGCCGCTGCCCGCGGTCCGGCTCGCGGGCGAGGCGTCCGGCTACGGCGACAGCCGCACCCGCTCGCTGTCGCTGGCCGGCGAGGACGACGCGATCCCGCGCGGCTACCGGCACGGCGACGATCTGCGGCGGGTGCACTGGCGCTCCACCGCGAAGTACGGCGAGCTGATGGTGCGCCGCGAGGAGCAGCCGCACAAGGCGCGCTGCACCGTGCTGGTGGACACCCGGCGGCTCGCCTTCTACGGCGCGGGACCCGACTCCGCCTTCGAATGGGCGGTGTCCGGAGCGGCCTCGGTCTCGACGCACATGCTGGAGCGCGGCTACTCGGTGCGGCTGCTGACCGACACCGGCAGCAGCGTCCCGGGTCCCGAGGGCGGCTTCGGCGGCGACTCCTCCGACACCGCCGGAGTGCTGCTCGACACCCTCGCGGTGGTCGAGCACTCGGACGGCGGCGGCTTCTCCCGGGCCCACGACGTGCTGCGGGCCGGCAGCGAGGGACTGCTGGTGGCCTTCCTCGGGGACCTCGACGAGGAGCAGGCGACGATCGTGGGACGGATGCGCCAGCGGGCCGGCGGCGCGGTGGCGTTCGTCCTGGACAGTTCGGCATGGGCGTCCCGCGACGCCGTGGACCCGTACCCCGACACACCGCCGCCCGGAGCCGGCCCCACCGCCTCCGCCGCCGACGGCGAGGACGGTCCGGGCACGGCTGTGGACGCCGGTGCCCGGCGGGCCGTACGGATGCTGCGCGAGGCCGGCTGGACGGTCCTGCCGGTGCCGCCGGGCGAGGGACTGCCCTCGCTGTGGCAGCTGGCGGACCGGTACCGCTCGCGTGAAGAGGCGGGAGCGAGCTCATGA
- a CDS encoding DUF3488 and transglutaminase-like domain-containing protein, producing the protein MSGRARLTVCAAAASIMAACSLLPLATPTGWILQAAFLVTLQSCVGALARRVPLARPLTVLAQALVSLLILTMMFVSKQAVGGILPGPKAFVGLGDRLSDGLRDVSQFAIPAPVTPGIRLLLVAGVLVIALAVDALAVTYGSAAPAGLPLLALYSVASGLAGSGSRWLWFLIAAAGYLLLLLAEGRDRLSRWGRVFGGGPPSTGWAGASGTRSEGSVVAPVRTGRRIGAMALGIALIAPAVLPSLGSGLLDPSGTGTGPGFGGANSSSVNPVVALQDSLNQPTNREVLTYRTNAPSTTDMYLRIVALDKFDGTQWRSSERPVTAIPEVFPAPAGLGPEVKTTEVVTSVAADGDYAQSWLPLPYPVEKLTVDGRWRFDKEGRTVVGDRKQTTKGVKYKVKSLLVQPTAAQLATAPDPAAAFKQEYTQIPDTLPEVVSRTALEVTRGAANPYEQAVALQKYFHSGDFRYSTQVRSGTGVDAIANFLRDKQGFCVHFAFTMAAMARTLHIPARVAVGFAPGNGPRSDGSVSVGLQDAHAWPELYFEGVGWTRFEPTPSRGTAPSYTVDQPTSPGGGPVVPEPGKSAAPSVGASASASCSVKDKALGDCTPVGQDTGSGPTDTGISAGRLAGLALLALVVLGVPLLPLLWRRRERSRRLGGGHGLAEGARTLAAWRELVDTAWDYGILPDDSETPRRATARLVREGELDEAAARAAGQVAAAVEQVLYSPRPRPVAGLAADVHQVRAGLHRTAGRRGRLRAVLLPRSAARVIWRLSEQWSVLTRRWSAAVRRAADAVRRPSRQAS; encoded by the coding sequence ATGAGCGGACGCGCACGGCTGACGGTCTGCGCCGCGGCGGCGTCGATCATGGCGGCCTGCTCCCTGCTGCCGCTGGCCACCCCGACCGGCTGGATCCTCCAGGCGGCCTTCCTCGTCACGCTCCAGTCCTGCGTCGGCGCGCTGGCCCGGCGGGTACCGCTGGCCAGGCCGCTGACCGTCCTGGCGCAGGCCCTGGTCAGCCTGCTGATACTGACCATGATGTTCGTCTCGAAGCAGGCCGTGGGCGGCATCCTGCCCGGCCCCAAGGCGTTCGTGGGGCTCGGCGACCGGCTCAGCGACGGCCTGCGGGACGTCAGCCAGTTCGCCATCCCCGCGCCCGTGACCCCCGGCATCCGGCTGCTGCTGGTCGCCGGTGTGCTGGTGATCGCGCTGGCCGTGGACGCGCTGGCGGTGACGTACGGCAGCGCCGCCCCCGCCGGGCTGCCGCTGCTCGCGCTGTACTCCGTCGCCTCCGGTCTCGCGGGCAGCGGCAGCCGCTGGCTGTGGTTCCTGATCGCGGCGGCCGGCTATCTGCTGCTGCTCCTCGCCGAGGGCCGGGACCGGCTGTCGCGCTGGGGCCGGGTCTTCGGCGGCGGCCCGCCGTCCACCGGCTGGGCGGGTGCTTCGGGGACCCGGTCCGAGGGCTCGGTCGTGGCACCGGTCCGCACCGGCCGCCGGATCGGGGCGATGGCCCTGGGCATCGCGCTGATCGCCCCCGCCGTGCTGCCCTCGCTGGGCAGCGGGCTGCTCGACCCGTCGGGCACCGGCACGGGCCCCGGCTTCGGCGGTGCCAACTCCTCGTCGGTCAACCCGGTGGTGGCGCTGCAGGACAGCCTCAACCAGCCGACCAACCGCGAGGTCCTGACGTATCGCACGAACGCGCCCAGCACGACGGACATGTATCTGCGCATCGTCGCGCTCGACAAGTTCGACGGCACGCAGTGGCGTTCCTCGGAACGCCCGGTGACCGCGATCCCCGAGGTGTTCCCGGCGCCGGCCGGGCTGGGCCCCGAGGTGAAGACCACCGAGGTCGTCACCTCGGTCGCCGCCGACGGTGACTACGCGCAGAGCTGGCTGCCGCTCCCCTATCCCGTCGAGAAGCTGACGGTCGACGGTCGCTGGCGGTTCGACAAGGAGGGGCGCACGGTCGTCGGTGACCGCAAGCAGACGACCAAGGGCGTGAAGTACAAGGTCAAAAGCCTGCTGGTGCAGCCGACGGCGGCGCAGCTGGCCACGGCACCCGATCCGGCGGCCGCGTTCAAGCAGGAGTACACCCAGATCCCGGACACCCTGCCGGAGGTGGTGAGCAGGACCGCGCTGGAGGTGACGCGCGGTGCGGCGAACCCGTACGAGCAGGCCGTGGCCCTGCAGAAGTACTTCCACTCCGGGGACTTCCGGTACAGCACGCAGGTCCGGTCGGGCACCGGGGTCGACGCGATCGCCAACTTCCTCCGGGACAAGCAGGGGTTCTGCGTCCACTTCGCCTTCACCATGGCGGCGATGGCCCGCACCCTGCACATCCCGGCCCGGGTCGCGGTCGGCTTCGCGCCGGGCAACGGGCCGCGGTCCGACGGCAGCGTGTCGGTCGGACTGCAGGACGCGCACGCCTGGCCCGAGCTGTACTTCGAGGGTGTCGGCTGGACCCGTTTCGAGCCCACGCCGTCCCGCGGCACCGCCCCCAGCTACACGGTGGACCAGCCGACGAGCCCCGGCGGCGGTCCGGTCGTCCCGGAGCCCGGCAAATCGGCGGCACCGAGCGTCGGCGCCTCGGCCTCGGCGAGCTGCTCGGTCAAGGACAAGGCGCTGGGCGACTGCACCCCGGTCGGCCAGGACACGGGCAGCGGACCGACCGACACCGGGATCAGCGCCGGCCGGCTGGCGGGCCTCGCCCTGCTGGCGCTGGTGGTGCTCGGTGTGCCCCTGCTGCCGCTGCTGTGGCGCCGCCGTGAGCGGTCCCGGCGGCTCGGCGGCGGTCACGGCCTGGCGGAGGGCGCCAGGACGCTCGCGGCCTGGCGGGAGCTCGTCGACACCGCGTGGGACTACGGGATCCTGCCCGACGACTCCGAGACACCGCGCCGGGCCACCGCCCGGCTGGTGCGGGAGGGTGAGCTCGACGAGGCGGCGGCGCGGGCCGCCGGACAGGTCGCGGCGGCCGTGGAGCAGGTGCTGTACTCGCCCAGGCCACGGCCGGTGGCCGGGCTCGCGGCGGATGTGCACCAGGTACGGGCCGGGCTGCACCGGACGGCCGGGCGGCGTGGACGGCTGCGCGCGGTTCTCCTGCCGCGTTCGGCCGCACGGGTGATCTGGCGGCTGTCGGAGCAGTGGTCGGTGCTGACGCGGCGCTGGTCCGCGGCCGTCCGGCGGGCCGCCGACGCGGTCCGGCGCCCTTCACGGCAGGCGTCCTAG
- a CDS encoding DUF3040 domain-containing protein → MPLSEHEQRMLEQMERALYAEDPKFASALEGSGLRTYTRRRVYQAVAGFLVGIALLMAGMIKQQPWISVVGFLVMLACAVLAVTGWRKAGKPGEQQPAATTGRGHPRRRGKVMDRIEERWQRRRDGQDS, encoded by the coding sequence GTGCCGCTCTCGGAGCACGAGCAGCGCATGCTCGAGCAGATGGAGCGAGCGCTGTACGCCGAAGATCCCAAGTTCGCGTCGGCGCTTGAGGGAAGCGGGCTGCGCACCTATACCCGGCGGCGCGTCTACCAAGCGGTAGCGGGCTTCCTGGTGGGTATCGCGCTGCTGATGGCTGGAATGATCAAGCAGCAGCCCTGGATCAGTGTGGTCGGTTTCCTCGTCATGCTGGCTTGTGCCGTGCTCGCGGTCACGGGCTGGCGGAAGGCCGGCAAACCCGGTGAGCAGCAGCCCGCCGCAACCACCGGCCGAGGCCACCCCCGTCGCAGGGGCAAGGTCATGGACCGGATCGAAGAACGCTGGCAGCGCCGCAGGGACGGGCAGGACAGCTAG
- a CDS encoding methyltransferase: MVDPIRPRASLRTAVVWEVLRDALERQAKAGGRDAEEPLDVLDTGGGTGNFAVPVARLGHRVTVVDPSPDALFALERRAAEAGVTDRVRGVQGDTHGLLDVVEPGSYDVVLCHGVLEYVDDPGEGVRNAVGALRPAGALSLLAAGRGGAVLARAIAGHFTEAQHAIGDPDGRWGDGDSLPRRFTAEQLTHLVSDAGLRVGAVHGVRVFADLVPGVLVDTEPGALEALLKLELAAAEQPAFHSIATQLHVLADRG; the protein is encoded by the coding sequence GTGGTGGATCCGATCCGCCCCCGAGCGTCCCTTCGTACCGCTGTGGTCTGGGAGGTCCTGCGCGACGCACTGGAGCGGCAGGCCAAGGCAGGCGGCCGCGACGCCGAAGAGCCGCTGGACGTGCTCGACACCGGGGGCGGCACCGGAAACTTCGCGGTGCCCGTGGCGCGCCTCGGCCACCGGGTCACCGTCGTGGACCCGAGCCCGGACGCGCTCTTCGCGCTGGAGCGCCGGGCCGCCGAGGCCGGGGTGACCGACCGGGTCCGCGGCGTCCAGGGCGACACCCACGGCCTGCTCGACGTCGTCGAGCCCGGCAGCTATGACGTCGTGCTGTGCCACGGCGTCCTGGAGTACGTCGACGACCCGGGCGAGGGCGTGCGCAACGCCGTCGGCGCGCTCCGCCCGGCCGGGGCCCTGAGCCTGCTGGCGGCCGGCCGCGGTGGCGCCGTGCTGGCCCGTGCCATCGCCGGCCACTTCACCGAAGCCCAGCACGCCATAGGGGACCCGGACGGCCGCTGGGGCGACGGGGACTCGCTCCCGCGCCGCTTCACCGCCGAGCAGCTCACCCACCTGGTCTCCGACGCGGGCCTGCGGGTCGGCGCGGTGCACGGCGTCCGGGTCTTCGCCGACCTGGTCCCGGGAGTGCTGGTGGACACCGAGCCGGGCGCCCTGGAAGCGCTGCTCAAGCTGGAACTGGCCGCCGCGGAGCAGCCCGCGTTCCACTCGATCGCCACTCAACTGCACGTGCTCGCCGACCGCGGCTGA
- a CDS encoding SAV_6107 family HEPN domain-containing protein, with the protein MAAHVSDIHPVLRRAAAPPAALDLLTQAHLGLDEAAVLETPNERYATAHLAALRTAAAVLAVRGRPEPGPRRRQRIRSAWEVLPEVAPELSEWSAMFEYGARRRARAEAGIEGAATWRDADDLLRAAGMFLRLVERMLVLQPTLPAELRDGLPPTRPPNLPPALPQQKAN; encoded by the coding sequence ATGGCTGCTCACGTAAGCGACATCCATCCCGTGCTGCGCCGTGCGGCGGCTCCGCCCGCCGCGCTCGACCTGCTCACCCAGGCCCACCTCGGACTCGACGAGGCGGCCGTCCTGGAAACCCCCAACGAGCGCTACGCCACCGCCCACCTCGCCGCCCTGCGGACCGCGGCGGCGGTGCTGGCCGTGCGGGGCCGTCCCGAGCCGGGCCCCAGACGGCGACAGCGGATACGCAGCGCCTGGGAGGTGCTGCCCGAAGTCGCGCCGGAGCTCAGCGAGTGGAGCGCCATGTTCGAGTACGGCGCCCGCCGCCGGGCCCGCGCAGAAGCCGGCATAGAAGGCGCCGCCACCTGGCGGGACGCGGACGATCTGCTGCGCGCCGCCGGGATGTTCCTGCGCCTGGTGGAACGGATGCTGGTGCTCCAGCCCACCCTGCCCGCGGAACTGCGCGACGGCCTGCCCCCGACCCGGCCCCCGAACCTGCCCCCGGCCCTGCCGCAGCAGAAGGCCAATTGA